ATTTTGGAAATCATCTGTCCACCCCTGTACTGCATATACCTATAACTAATTTCGTAATAAAAGAAGAGATATTCAAGGGATTACAGGTATTTTTTTATTCCCTTCCACAGTTTTTTCAGTCTTTCTTTTATCTTGACTTCCCTGCCGTTTTCTGTAGGGTTATAGTACACTTTATTTTTCAATATTTCAGGTAAAAAGTTCTGCTGAACAAAATTATTAGGATAATCATGGCTGTATTTGTAGCCTTTTCCATATCCTAACTCTTCGGTGAGTCTGGTAGATGGATTTCTTAAGGATAAAGGAACAGGAAGATCAGGATATCTCTTTACATCTTCTGAAGCCTTCTGTATTGCAATATAAGTCGCGTTGCTTTTAGGACAGCTGGCAAGGTATGTTGAAACCTGTGAGAGTATAATTCTTGCTTCGGGCATTCCTATATTCTGTACAGCAGTAAGACAGCTTGTAGCAAGAGTTAGAGCATAAGGTTCAGCATTTCCTATATCTTCACTTGCAAGGATAACAAGTCTCCTTGCTATAAATACAGGATCTTCCCCTCCTTCCAACATTCTTGCAAGATAATAGACAGCAGCATCAGGATCTGAGCCTCTGATACTTTTTATGAAAGCTGAGATAAGATCATAATGAAGATCCCCATTTTTATCATAGATCAGGTGAGGTTTTTGGAAAACTGTTTCAATGGTTTTTTTATCTATTACTATGTTATCAGACTTAATAAGATTAACAGCTGTTTCAAGGGCATTCAGTAAAACTCTTGCATCACCACCTGAAAACCTAATAATTGTTTCTTTATCTACATACTTTATTTTTTTATTTTTTAGAATAATATCTTTCGTTAATGCCCTATCGATTAGACCGTTAAGTTCATCTTCAGATAATGGATACAGCTGATAAACACGCATCCTTGAAAGAAGGGGAGAGTTAATACAGAAAGATGGATTTTCTGTGGTAGCTCCTATCAGTATAATCTCTCCTTTTTCTACAGCCTCCAGAAGAGCATCTTGCTGCGCTTTATTAAATCTATGTATTTCATCAATAAAAAGTACAAGCTTTTTATTAAAAAATCTATTTTCCCGGGCTGTTTTTATCGCATCTCTTATCTCTTTAACTCCTGATGATATCGCATTCAGCTGGTACAGCTCAGAACCTGTTTCTGACGCAATAAGTTTCGCAAGTGTTGTTTTCCCTGTTCCCGGAGGTCCCCACAGCACCATAGAAAAAAGATTTCCTGTCTGAACCATTCTTTTTATAGGTTTTCCCTCTCCTATCAGATGAGACTGACCTACTACTTCCGAAAGTTTTTTAGGTCTTAATCTCTCAGAAAGAGGTGGTAAATTCTCCATGCCTATCTACCTTGACACAAAAAAATTTTTGCATATATAATATTTTCCCGTTAAATAAGCGAGAGTAGCTCAGTTGGTGGAGCACTTCCTTGCCAAGGAAGGGGTCGCGGGTTCGAGTCCCGTCTCTCGCTCCATTATTTAGCTTTCCTGCTCTTCCTCTTTCTTTATTTTTTCGATCATTACTTCCTGAACCCTTCTTATATTTATACTGAGAACGGTAAACTTCACTCCGTTAACTGTAAGTGTCTCTCCTCTTTTTGGCATTCTTCCTTTTATGTAAATAATCATCCCTCCAACTGTTTCATAGGGACCGTCAGGAAGCTTAACTCCTATTAAAACCTCAACCTCTTTTAACTCTAACCTCCCATCAACAACTACTTTATCTTGAATGTACTTTTTTATCATTCTTTTTTCTTTTTTAGAAAACTCATCTCTTATTTCCCCGACAATCTCCTCAAGTACGTCTTCCAGTGTTATTATTCCCATCGTAGCACCCCTTTCATCAACTACAACAGCCATATGGTCTTTAAACTGTTTAAATCCCTTCAGAACATTAGGAAGACTTGTAAACTCAGGAAGATACCTGATAGGTCTTACAAATTTGTCAACAGGATCTTCAGGAGCGGCAGCTGCAAGGTCGTACGCTCTTAGAACTCCGATTATCTGGTCTATTCTTTTCTTGTAAACAGGAATTCTTGAAAAACCAGTATCTTTAAAGATATGTATGATATCCTTTATTCTGCTTCCTGTAGGTACAGCAGCAACATCAGAGAGGGGAACCACGATTTCTCCTAATCTTCTCTCTTCAAATATCAGTACATTTGCCACTATCTTTTTCTCAAACTCTTCTATCCCTTC
This genomic stretch from Persephonella hydrogeniphila harbors:
- a CDS encoding replication-associated recombination protein A, producing MENLPPLSERLRPKKLSEVVGQSHLIGEGKPIKRMVQTGNLFSMVLWGPPGTGKTTLAKLIASETGSELYQLNAISSGVKEIRDAIKTARENRFFNKKLVLFIDEIHRFNKAQQDALLEAVEKGEIILIGATTENPSFCINSPLLSRMRVYQLYPLSEDELNGLIDRALTKDIILKNKKIKYVDKETIIRFSGGDARVLLNALETAVNLIKSDNIVIDKKTIETVFQKPHLIYDKNGDLHYDLISAFIKSIRGSDPDAAVYYLARMLEGGEDPVFIARRLVILASEDIGNAEPYALTLATSCLTAVQNIGMPEARIILSQVSTYLASCPKSNATYIAIQKASEDVKRYPDLPVPLSLRNPSTRLTEELGYGKGYKYSHDYPNNFVQQNFLPEILKNKVYYNPTENGREVKIKERLKKLWKGIKKYL
- a CDS encoding hemolysin family protein; translation: MISYLIGILFFLILEGLFSGSELALFSVDRNRLKYLAKNGDKRAKKIYETLEKRFDEYVAVCLIGTTLSIVTITALFVGFLHSISPFVPFIKSKEELFAESIIILTLLFGEIIPKSVFQHYADRLIYFIVPFAEFSRKVLYPFLVIAKIINRAVFFIFRLEQKREKILTREELLDALILESEGIEEFEKKIVANVLIFEERRLGEIVVPLSDVAAVPTGSRIKDIIHIFKDTGFSRIPVYKKRIDQIIGVLRAYDLAAAAPEDPVDKFVRPIRYLPEFTSLPNVLKGFKQFKDHMAVVVDERGATMGIITLEDVLEEIVGEIRDEFSKKEKRMIKKYIQDKVVVDGRLELKEVEVLIGVKLPDGPYETVGGMIIYIKGRMPKRGETLTVNGVKFTVLSINIRRVQEVMIEKIKKEEEQES